Genomic segment of Corvus moneduloides isolate bCorMon1 chromosome 14, bCorMon1.pri, whole genome shotgun sequence:
GACACACTGGAAGCTCAGCTTTTCTGGCATGAGTTGCTGAAGAAATGTTTGTAGAATTATTGCTGGCCATGCAGCTTAAATGTTGCTCTTAATTAATACATTGCTTGGCACTTACTTGCAATTATAATATTCTAATTCTTTAACCATATTATGGCTTTCTTTTATTAATCCAGAGGTGGCAGAGGTCTGTGAGGGTGGTTTCTGTAGGTGGTCCGTTGAAATTATTGGTTTCCCCTGCTCTGTCATGGAAGAAAGGGCACACCTGGCCAcattttgctgctctgtggccAGGCACATCATGAGCAGCTGGGTTCTAGTTCACCTTTCAATTAGAAATTACCTCTGCTTGTGTTCGTGGACTCAACAAATCTTGcccttgcatttaaaaaaacaggtGCCAAATGCTTCACCTGATGGTAGATAAGTGTTTGTGCTTAAATGATTTCATTAACacttaaactttctttttaaccCTAGGAAATTAATGGGGTGGGTGTGGGATGCACCCATTGATGGGGTGGGTgggcacagctccctcagctgctttaCAACTCGTGCTGTGGACAAATCCATGATACAGCATCTCACTTGGTGTGTTTTCCAGGCAAGCTGATGAGGAATACCAGATTCTGGCAAACtcctggaggtattccagtgCCTTTACcaacaagattttttttgctatgGTAGATTTTGACGAAGGCTCAGATGTGTTTCAGATGGTAATGTCCTTTTCTCTTCTAACATTGTTTTTAACTTGGGTTTTGGGCAAGAAGGTGAAGATGTTACATAATTTGGTGTTACAGGGaataaaggaatgaaaagtTAAAAGCTGTCACTCTTGGAAGAAAGATGGTCTGAGCATGTTGGTAGGAATATTAACAGACCTGAGATGTGGAAGAGTTACAAGGAGTAAATTGGTTTCTTtgacttttttccctgaatttgtcTCCTATAATAACTTAGAGTGTAATTCTTAATGGAATTCTTCTGTGGTACATGAAGAGGCAAGATAGAAAGCACTGATGTCATTAGTAACAGCTATTACAATTTTAAGATTACTAGAGAATGATAGATTAGGCTTTTGGTATGGGTTAACTGATTTCTTTTCAAGTACCCAgccatttttctcttctattaACATTGTGTGACCATGTTTTTTTCTCAAGCTGTGAGAATATTCCATGTATGCTTGCAATTATAGGTCACATTAATAGTTCATTATAGTTTTGCAGatcttaacttttttttttttaggaggtACTAAGCTCTGTTTAACAGCAACACAGTTTAGGCAGTGATACTTTATTAAATGGAGGGTTTTGAACTAGAGAGTTGAAGAGAGatggttttttattatttttgttaattttttccttaatgttaCATTAGAAATGCATTCTTCAAGCTTTGGCCTTTCTGGATTTTGGAATCATACATCGCTATTTTGCAGATTTCTTTATCAAAAGTAGTATTTAGAGAAGAAACAGATTcaaaaaaatgtgtgtgaaatacagaaatgcaaGCCGTGTGCTGTCTTTTAAAAAGTCACTGCCAATGAAATCAAAGAGCTAATTTTTCTTATTCAGCAACAATATTGCAAGACAGAAATGGCTTAGAATTGTGTTATTAAATAGTCCTTTCACAGGCTGTGTCTTCTGTGAactctctccctgcagctgaacATGAATTCTGCCCCCACCTTCATTAACTTCCCGGCCAAGGGGAAGCCCAAGCGGGGGGACACCTACGAGCTGCAGGTGCGCGGCTTCGCGGCGGAGCAGCTGGCGCGCTGGGTGGCCGACAGGACAGACGTCCACGTGAGTGCAGACACCTTCCCTCAACCcctctgtgcagggccagctgGGAAACATCACTTGTGTTCTGTGGCTCCTGAGCTGCTCTAAATAGCTCGTCTACAAAATCTAGTTCAGACACACATCTGCATCTTTCAGTCTCCTTACAGTCTCTGTGCTGGTATTTTGTGTAATGAGAAGATGGTAAAACTCATCTCCTTCCTTCTCGCTCTTCTTTTcctgtggaagaaaaacaatctCTAAATTATTGAATAGGGTGAAGTTTTGTGAAACTGAAGTTACACTATTGGTGGAAGAAGCATTGCTTACTTCCTGCGTCAGATTTATTACACAGAAAATGTGCGTGTGTGATGTTTTTTCCACTCAATGTGTTGTGGGCTTTTTTAGCAGGAGTGCAGGTATAATGTATAATCCTACTGAGAGACAATAATTTCACTGTGCTGTGTTCAGATCCGTGTGATAAGGCCACCAAACTATGCTGGACCCTTGATGCTGGGGTTGCTGCTGGCTGTCATCGGAGGCCTCGTGTATTTGCGGGGCAGCAATCTGGATTTTCTCTATAACAAAACTGGCTGGGCCTTTGCTGCTCTGGTGAGTAATCGTGACTCTTGTCTGCCCTGTTGTATTGAGTTTTGTAGCAAATCTGGATTTTCTCTATAACAAGACTGGCTGGGCCTTTGCTGCTCTGGTGAGTAATCGTGACTCTTGTCTGCCCTGTTGTATTGAGTTTTGTAGCAAttcaagtttttaaaagcttctgtaTTTCAAGATTCTTGAAGCTGGTAGAGGAAAATGAGGTGCAGTTAGTTTTACTTTTTGGTAGATTGATAATATTATATGATCTTAGTCTTTCCAGCTCACTGAATGCTTGATTAGATGCCTTTTGTACAAATATAGTGGGACAATTTTTAGCCTGTGTTCCAAACCACTATGTTTTGGTATGAAGTGAAAAGATATTGggttaaattaaaaataaaaaaaaaaaacattagtAAACagtgtttcttctttccttttcagtgttttgtgttAGCAATGACATCAGGCCAGATGTGGAACCACATTAGAGGCCCCCCCTATGCTCATAAGAATCCCCATACAGGACAAGTGGTGAGTCttgccttcattttcttttctgcatttctattGTATTTCTGCAGAGTAAGGCTGATACTGAGAGACAATCAGAGTGCAAATTCTGCTTCTGGCTCCTCTCTCTGTGAGTGAGACCAAACTCTCCTGCAGTGAGCAAGGCAAATCAACATGTCTTGCACAGATGTTGTATTTCCAGTGGTGAAGGGATGTGGTAGTTCTAAATTGCTTACAGCACAATAAAGGTATTTATGGGTTGAGTCTTTCATGCTAAAAATCCTATTGCTGAGCCTGGCAATTCTGTTTCAACCTGGTCTTGTTAACTCATACACTCATCTAATGACTTCCACATAAAAACATCTTTCCTCAAGATTCTTGAGGTAAATTAATATCTAGTGATCTCAGATTTATTAAGTCTTTCttggaaaaaatctttttttaacataatttgGAATATACTGCTCTGTTCATAATATAGAACGAGATGCACTGTAAAAGTAGACACAGTGTTTGGAGAGCATTGCATCTCCTCAGGTGCTTACACATCACATACTGgcttttctcatgtttttacTCTGGCAATTAATTTGGTGAAAGTCCTTTTGTGCCTGGTTAGATGGGTCAGACCCTCTGTATTCTTCTGTAGAAAGTGgattaaacttcttttttcctacttaGATACAACATCACAACCATAATAGGGATTAAAACATGGTATTCTTTCacaaatttcaatttttctgttaacCTAGAAGTGAAAAAGATTTCAAATGCTTGGTTCTGGAGCCAAGTGAGTTGGGTTCATACACAGATTGAAGGGATTGTGCTTAAGCTGAGCAGCAGTGTACACAACCTAAGAATCTCAGTCAGGGAATGGATCACATTTGGATGCAGGAGGGCCTAATCTCATGGTATTTTGCCCAGCTGGACTGAGAATCTGGACCACGAAGGTTGTAGCTGCACTTACTGTGATCTGCATGGTACTTGAGGCTGATTGTGCAATAGTAATAGAAGAAGGATTTTTGTCTCTGTTGCAGCTCCCCCAAAAATCAGTGATCAACAGCTGAAATTGTTTGTGCTCcaacttctgctctctcctaAAAGAGACAATGCAAACCCCAGTTCCAGGCTCTATAGCTGTTGTTAATCACATCAAAGTTGACTCCAGtcttttctgaatttaattACTCTTTGTCTCTTACAGAATTATATCCATGGAAGCAGCCAAGCCCAGTTTGTGGCAGAAACACACATAGTTCTGCTGTTCAGTATCCTTCCTGTGAGAAGCATGTGGTTGGTGACAGTGTTTTGGTCAGcaaatgctgctgccttttctgtgGTGCTTTGTCATGGCTGTAATTGCCACCTAACACTGATGCAGAAGCTTGTAAAACCTTTCTGCACTGGCAACTGTGCTTTTCCTGTGCCTCTGATTGTTAAGatgaatagaaaaatatttactgtttctCATCTTAAGTACTAAAATGAATACAGAATTCAAGTTGTGGATCTTTGTGGAATCAGAAGATTCTTCAGGATACTCCCTGCTCTGCTATGGATGTCTCTTTTCAATGTCACTTATTTCTTGCTTTGGTGTTGAATTCATTCCTCTCTCACtgatcttttatttctttgcttacTTCCTTATAATCTTGTTTGTGCTAATGATGCAGGATTTTGCCATGCTATCAAGAAAGGCAGGTGGAAACTTTCAGATTGAGggcttttacatttttcatttgtacaaaaagtgtttctttggGGTCATAAGAATACCTTAAAACTCAATGTTCTGTTTTTCTATTCCCACATGTACATTTTTGATCCATCATTTGTAACTTTAGTCGTTTCTGGCTGgagcttttcttccttgttttgtCCACCTGTATCAGCACCTTTATTTTTTACTCAGTACTTTTTCTGATACTTAATTTTTTCAACTTAAAACAGGCACTTGGAGGGGAACTTCTGATCTTTTTCTGTTACTGTACTTTTGATCCACTTGGTCAAATTCAAAGTAGAAACCTTTTGTAGATGTTTATTCGTGTTATTGCTATCCATCATGTTACGGACCCAACCTACCAGTTGCTGgagacattttaaattattacatTTGGTGAGGTTTCTCTGGGTTCAAGTCACTTTCCTCCTATGCTGAAGGTGGGCTGTGTCTGAAATGGAAAGATTCCTCATGCAGTCAAtaataagtatttttcttttctgcaggagACTTGGGACTGGACTTCTGTAGTTAAATGGAATGAAATTTTTGGGAATTCTGTCTTTTGTTCCACTAGATTCACTATTTTGCTTTGTTAAAATTCCTTCTTGGCAAGTGTCAGGCCTTTTGTGTTGTCTGTGCTTCTTTAATTTTGTGATCTTTAgttttttaaatctgaagaattagaaaagaaatattgccACTTGAAAGACAGCCTTTTGGATTAAATACTgcatgtgttttatttgttctgTTGGCTGAGTGAATGCAGAAGCTGAATTCCTTTGGGGATTTTCCAGTGGAGAACAGCAGTAGGAGTGGACCCAATCTCTCTGGGAAGGAATGCTGCTTCATTACAAGCTGAGATaataaatgcatgtttttaatTCTGCCTGAAGACCTTCCATCTTGTATTTTAagctttgcatttattttcccttaaaagTTGACATGAatgtttttcagctgctttttccctcATAGTTGCTGATTTGGCTGGGAAGTCTTTGATTTTTCCAGTGAGTTTTAATGCTCTAGGTATGGTGTGGGAGCTGAATTGAGGAGATTAGGAGTGAGTGTGCTGAGTTCCTTGTACTTTGTTGTTTAGCCTTAAACAGTGTTTGTAGATGGTGGAGTTACTTTAGGAATGGTCCTTCTCCACGAAGCTGCTACTTCTGACATGGatgtggggaaaagaaaaagtaagtaCTGATACTTTCCTCTCTGAGCAAAGGCATATTCAGTAAGGGTGTTTGATACATCATTGAGCAGAAGTGTTTTTGCACTGGGGGTTTTGTACACTTCCCACCTCTAAGCTGAGGAGAATCATTTGGATTTTTGACAGTTTTTGGAGTTGCTTAGAAAACTGCAAGATAAACTCAAACCCTTTTGGCAGATGGAGAGAGATGAAGATGCTTTGCAGTGTTTCGCTAGTAAGGGGGAGAAGAAGGGACTTTTTCTCAAAGCATTTGTATAAAATTGATGTACAGAaggaatttgaaagaaaattggtGTTAATTTAGTATTTCTCAATGACATGAATAGAGGCCTCATCTGACCAAATCTGTAACTATTGCAGAAGGCTTTGAAAACCTGAGTCACTGTGGTGtttccaggagcagctgtcaCATCACAGCCTCTCCCTGTGCATCTCTTGCAGTTATGTGCATTGCTGGCATTGGCTTGGTGGTGCTGTTCTTCAGCTGGCTGCTGTCTGTCTTCAGATCCAAATACCACGGCTACCCTTACAGGTACGTCAGGCTGGGACCCTGCAGCCGCTGCCCTCCTGGCCTTTGTGGTACAGCTACACCACTGTAGCTCTGCTGACTCATTTGGCAGGAAATACTCTCTTAAAAATGCTCTACTGGTTTCTCAGAGTAGCAGTGTTGGTTGATAAAGTCAGCAGAAATACCAGTATTTGATGGATATCGTGATTTTTTCAGTCTAGCCAAAGGAAAGATTGTGGAACTCTCATTTCCATGCCATTTCATGTTATAAAATACTTCTATTTTCATAATGATATCTCAGCCAGTTTATACTGCCAACAGATGTATTTTCCCCCCTACTTTTCTCTTCCATCTTCATACATCTTCATTATTAATCTTATTTGTGAGAACAAGGACGATGCCTGATGCTTTAAAGCTGCCTACATTTTGGTATTGCTTGTGTAAGGAGTCTAATACTATTATTTGACTACTTCTATATATGTCTGACTGATATTTTAGATGTTTGCTAGCTTTTATGCATTTTGAAGCAATAAATACATGTTGAAGGACCAGTTTCTAATGACTTCATCTGCAATAAGCTGAATTTGTCTATAAAGCTAATCCCATAGACAGATATTATGCCCTCTCTATGAGAAATgtgttcttattttaaaaatatctaaataataaaaaacttgTTATTTTATGAAGACTTTTCTCAAGAGCAGAAGACAGCTGAAATTATTCCCTGTTTGGTAACTGGTCAGCTTTTATTCTGGTCTCTGCAACAGTCTTAGGTACTCCTGCTAACTTTATTGTAGGGAAGATGTGGTTGTCTTTGGTTTTGAGTTATTAGAAACTCACTTTTAAGTGACTTCACAGGTGCTTTTGTTGTAGCAGCATCAGGCCCAGTTTCTCATTCTGGTTTTCTTGGCATTTATAAAAGCTAAGTGGAATGTTGCACACCTTTGCTTCTTATaagattaataaaaatgtttgttatTTTGCTCTTTACAGTTTCCTAATGAGCTAAAGGATTCCAGAGTCTGTAACATCAGGAAGGTGGTGGCTCTGAAGTTGGATGTGGTGGAATGAGGAGCTCAATGTGTGTGGTTTGTGCTACCTCTGCTTACACTGAGACAGTAAACACTGAACCAAAGATGACGTGTAGTGCCTTAAATACAACAAGCAATTTGCTCTGAAGGACACAGAGTATTAAGATGCAATCTCTTTCATAAGCTTTACATCTTCTTAAGCAACTCTACTTCTAGTGAAATTCAGAACATAATGCTTAAAACTACATTCCCATGGACTAACTAGAAACGGTACTTTCAATTCACTTGGATAATCTGTTCaccatcttt
This window contains:
- the MAGT1 gene encoding magnesium transporter protein 1; this translates as MAALPVPLLALALLLLAGCGGPGAAGQRRKEMVLSEKVNQLMEWASKRSVIRMNGDKFRRLVKAPPRNYSVIVMFTALQPHRQCVVCKQADEEYQILANSWRYSSAFTNKIFFAMVDFDEGSDVFQMLNMNSAPTFINFPAKGKPKRGDTYELQVRGFAAEQLARWVADRTDVHIRVIRPPNYAGPLMLGLLLAVIGGLVYLRGSNLDFLYNKTGWAFAALCFVLAMTSGQMWNHIRGPPYAHKNPHTGQVNYIHGSSQAQFVAETHIVLLFNGGVTLGMVLLHEAATSDMDVGKRKIMCIAGIGLVVLFFSWLLSVFRSKYHGYPYSFLMS